The following coding sequences lie in one Fuerstiella sp. genomic window:
- the truD gene encoding tRNA pseudouridine(13) synthase TruD, giving the protein MKLKCQPEDFVVTENLNLRSGRGPWALYRLVKTNIGTLEALEQISRVWNLPVNRIAHAGLKDRYAITHQSITIRHGPPVDLQQNSFRLEYQGQTDSELTAAQLRNNRFQIVMRRVTAASASETIRRITTPTGLVIPNYFDDQRFGSLGQSGEYIAAAWCRKDYERATWLALADPNRHDRATEKKQKQILRDHWGDWKLCKQQLNRSHRRSIITYLVDHPQGFRKAFALIRPHLRGLYLSAFQSAVWNRVLGQVILQLPLRLVTTPIADALLPFGILPLNVTSTVDSTIPLISARNRNLSEKQQHRADEATGHYGLRSDEMKVAYPRDRFFSKGSRRCWISPSDLSAQTRPDELYPGYQCICLDFRLPPGCYATMLIRGLIAPPQPDQP; this is encoded by the coding sequence ATGAAGCTGAAGTGCCAACCCGAGGATTTCGTCGTAACCGAAAACCTGAACCTGCGTTCAGGCCGCGGCCCTTGGGCCCTTTATCGTCTGGTTAAGACGAATATCGGGACACTGGAAGCCCTTGAGCAAATCAGTCGTGTCTGGAATCTGCCTGTCAATCGTATTGCTCACGCAGGACTCAAGGACCGGTATGCGATTACACACCAATCGATAACAATCCGCCACGGACCTCCCGTCGACCTGCAACAGAATTCTTTTCGTCTAGAGTATCAGGGTCAGACAGATTCGGAACTAACGGCCGCTCAACTCCGGAATAACCGGTTTCAGATCGTGATGCGCCGAGTGACTGCCGCATCTGCGTCAGAAACAATCCGACGGATCACAACTCCAACCGGGCTCGTTATTCCCAACTACTTTGACGATCAGCGATTCGGTTCGCTGGGACAGTCCGGAGAATATATTGCTGCAGCATGGTGTCGGAAGGACTACGAACGAGCAACGTGGCTGGCACTGGCCGATCCAAATCGCCATGACCGTGCCACTGAAAAGAAACAAAAACAGATTCTGCGGGATCATTGGGGCGACTGGAAGCTCTGCAAACAGCAGCTCAACCGGTCTCACCGACGAAGCATTATCACTTATCTTGTTGATCATCCCCAGGGATTTCGCAAAGCCTTTGCGCTGATTCGCCCGCATCTGCGAGGCCTCTATCTGTCCGCATTTCAAAGTGCGGTATGGAACCGCGTGCTGGGTCAGGTGATTCTACAGCTTCCGCTCCGCCTGGTAACCACCCCGATCGCTGATGCACTCTTGCCGTTTGGCATTTTGCCTCTCAACGTCACTTCCACCGTGGACAGTACGATTCCACTAATTTCCGCGAGAAACCGCAACCTCAGCGAGAAACAACAACACCGAGCGGATGAGGCCACCGGTCACTATGGCCTCCGATCTGACGAGATGAAAGTGGCCTATCCCAGAGACCGTTTTTTCTCCAAAGGCAGCCGCCGCTGCTGGATCTCACCATCCGATCTGTCCGCACAAACCCGCCCGGATGAACTGTATCCGGGATATCAGTGCATCTGCCTGGATTTTCGGCTGCCGCCAGGTTGTTATGCCACAATGCTGATTCGCGGCCTGATCGCTCCTCCACAGCCCGATCAACCATGA
- a CDS encoding cupin domain-containing protein, with amino-acid sequence MSTLSLQVASGVRDELPDMPIPPSLIVEGNPVARGAVLTQSEDRKISSGIWSCEPGKFEWTYDWDEFIHVLEGEVEITADETERIILLRSGDTAHFPLGMKAQWHVKKRVRKFFVIRTPEPFAL; translated from the coding sequence TTGTCCACGTTGAGTCTACAGGTGGCATCAGGAGTCAGAGACGAACTTCCTGACATGCCGATTCCACCGTCGCTAATTGTAGAAGGCAATCCGGTTGCACGAGGGGCCGTACTGACGCAAAGTGAAGATCGGAAAATATCTAGCGGAATCTGGTCATGTGAGCCCGGAAAATTCGAGTGGACGTACGACTGGGATGAGTTTATTCATGTGCTTGAAGGCGAAGTGGAAATCACAGCGGACGAAACTGAACGTATCATCTTACTGCGTTCCGGTGACACCGCACATTTTCCGCTGGGTATGAAGGCACAGTGGCACGTGAAAAAACGCGTTCGCAAATTTTTTGTGATTCGTACGCCTGAACCGTTTGCGCTGTAA
- a CDS encoding isochorismatase family protein, whose protein sequence is MYSHLLSLLAIIGMMSGFDTVQAGETIDIQLRYQKETRLHSGRFHRLIRDKKWRPKETAIIVCDVWDLHHCRNAVRRVEEFAPRLNQVLVRARSLGMTIIHSPSGCMAAYAGHPARTRAVTVPNADFIPYECDEWCSVIPSEERAVYPIDQSDGGEDDDPVEHAEWAAYLSRLGRDPRSPWMSQSDLITIDGSQDFVSDRGTEVWNVLQSKGIRNVILTGVHTNMCVLGRPFGLRQMSRNGLNVVLMRDMTDTMYNPQRWPYVSHFTGTDLIVSHIERCVCPTVTSDQFIGGKPFRFSQDSRPHLVMLIAEREYRTNETLPAFAATHLGRDFRVTTVFGSTADRNLFPGIEEVGMADLLLVSVRRRLLSGVHLQWVRDHVAAGKPVIGIRTASHAFSLRNQAPPAGREEWPEFDAEVFGGSYSTHHGNDLISNVSIIGTEHPITDGLDADPFPQGGSLYQTSPLDEGTEVLSTGAIEGLPSEPVSWTFTRADGGRSFYTSMGHADDFMNPQFTRLLYQALCWASGTEPSESRSTSDWIIGNIPSASVSSEFSEEGDIWLRCVFRGFADQADNQSFLNLNVRTGTEDVSVWANGHLLSPNSSASGQFRNYRIEHDHLENGEAVLLVIRGSLEWLTELTSAPVIESNDYRLSLEGRWQMRTGVGEDFSGIPLAVKFAAPPEIVFTPSEPLWTARPLTKPNAFTSGIEGPACDPTGNILAVNYEKQGTIGRVSPEGSEELYITLPEGSTGNGIRFDRTGEFFFIADYTGHNVLKVDSNSRKVTILVHDDRMNQPNDLAIAPDGTLYASDPAWDQRTGQLWRIDINGTITRLAEGLGTTNGIEVSPDGKTLYVNESVQRNVWAFEITSEKRLRNKRLVREFSDYGFDGMRCDVDGNLYITRPQEGTVVKMSPQGEILHKVNVLGSHPTNLCFGGPDGCTVYVTEVDGGRLVSFRTDRPGREWAERLRP, encoded by the coding sequence ATGTATTCACATTTGTTATCACTGTTGGCGATCATCGGGATGATGTCAGGATTCGACACAGTTCAGGCCGGCGAAACAATTGACATTCAGCTCCGATACCAGAAGGAAACTCGTCTGCACAGTGGTCGATTCCATCGTCTGATTCGTGACAAAAAGTGGAGGCCGAAAGAAACTGCGATCATTGTGTGTGACGTGTGGGATCTGCACCATTGTCGCAATGCCGTCAGACGGGTGGAAGAGTTTGCCCCGCGGCTGAATCAGGTGCTGGTCCGGGCGAGATCTCTGGGTATGACGATTATTCATTCACCCAGTGGTTGTATGGCAGCCTACGCCGGTCACCCTGCGCGAACACGCGCGGTCACGGTACCGAACGCGGATTTTATCCCGTATGAGTGTGATGAATGGTGTTCTGTGATTCCCTCTGAGGAACGTGCTGTTTATCCAATCGATCAGTCGGACGGAGGCGAAGATGATGACCCGGTCGAACATGCCGAATGGGCTGCCTATCTGTCCAGACTGGGCCGGGACCCTCGGTCTCCCTGGATGAGTCAGTCGGATCTGATCACGATTGACGGCAGTCAGGACTTTGTGTCGGACCGAGGCACAGAAGTCTGGAATGTTTTGCAGTCAAAAGGAATTCGCAATGTGATTCTGACGGGAGTACATACAAATATGTGTGTGCTGGGACGGCCGTTTGGACTCCGGCAGATGTCTCGTAACGGGCTGAACGTTGTGCTGATGCGCGACATGACCGATACGATGTACAATCCGCAACGCTGGCCCTATGTCAGTCACTTCACGGGTACAGACCTGATTGTCTCTCACATTGAACGCTGTGTGTGTCCCACCGTCACCAGCGACCAGTTTATCGGTGGTAAACCGTTCCGTTTCTCACAGGACTCGCGACCCCATCTGGTGATGCTGATTGCTGAACGGGAATATCGGACCAATGAGACGTTGCCTGCATTTGCTGCAACACATTTGGGGCGTGATTTTCGGGTGACAACCGTATTTGGGAGTACCGCCGATCGCAACCTGTTTCCCGGAATCGAAGAGGTCGGAATGGCTGACCTGCTGCTGGTCAGCGTCCGACGTCGTCTGCTGTCGGGAGTACATCTCCAGTGGGTTCGTGACCATGTGGCAGCCGGAAAACCGGTGATTGGAATCCGAACTGCGAGTCACGCGTTTTCCCTTCGGAATCAGGCCCCTCCTGCGGGACGTGAGGAGTGGCCTGAATTTGATGCGGAGGTGTTTGGCGGAAGTTACAGCACCCATCATGGCAACGACCTGATCTCAAACGTCTCTATCATCGGAACGGAACACCCGATTACTGACGGACTGGATGCAGATCCTTTTCCACAGGGCGGGTCGCTGTATCAAACATCTCCGCTGGACGAAGGAACGGAGGTGCTCAGCACCGGAGCCATCGAAGGACTTCCCTCAGAACCTGTGAGCTGGACATTCACCCGGGCGGACGGCGGGAGATCGTTTTACACGTCTATGGGGCACGCAGATGATTTCATGAATCCACAGTTCACACGGCTTCTTTATCAGGCGCTCTGCTGGGCGTCGGGTACGGAACCGTCTGAATCTAGGTCGACCAGCGACTGGATTATCGGAAACATACCGTCCGCCAGTGTGTCGAGTGAGTTCTCCGAAGAAGGCGACATCTGGCTGCGCTGTGTTTTTCGAGGTTTTGCTGACCAGGCCGATAATCAGTCGTTCCTGAACCTCAATGTCCGGACCGGTACTGAAGATGTTTCTGTGTGGGCTAACGGACATCTGCTCTCACCCAATTCTTCCGCGTCGGGGCAGTTTCGTAATTACCGAATCGAACATGATCATTTGGAGAACGGAGAAGCTGTTCTTTTAGTGATTCGTGGCTCGTTGGAATGGCTGACAGAACTGACATCCGCTCCTGTAATTGAATCAAACGATTACCGACTGTCTTTAGAGGGACGCTGGCAGATGAGGACCGGAGTGGGCGAAGATTTTTCCGGTATTCCTTTAGCGGTTAAATTTGCCGCGCCACCCGAAATTGTTTTTACGCCCTCCGAGCCGCTCTGGACCGCCCGTCCATTAACAAAGCCGAATGCATTTACTTCGGGAATCGAAGGCCCAGCCTGCGACCCGACCGGAAATATTTTGGCGGTAAATTACGAGAAACAGGGGACCATTGGGCGTGTCAGCCCGGAAGGTTCCGAAGAACTCTACATAACCCTCCCTGAAGGTAGCACAGGGAATGGAATTCGGTTTGATCGCACCGGGGAGTTTTTCTTCATCGCTGACTATACGGGACACAACGTACTGAAGGTTGATTCGAACAGCCGCAAAGTGACGATTCTGGTCCATGACGATCGAATGAATCAGCCGAATGATCTTGCGATCGCGCCGGACGGGACGCTGTATGCCAGCGACCCTGCCTGGGATCAACGCACCGGACAACTCTGGCGAATTGACATCAATGGAACGATTACACGACTGGCCGAAGGGCTGGGGACGACGAATGGAATTGAGGTCAGTCCGGACGGAAAAACGTTGTATGTCAATGAATCCGTTCAGCGTAATGTTTGGGCGTTCGAGATTACCTCAGAGAAACGCTTAAGGAACAAACGTCTGGTCAGAGAGTTTTCGGATTATGGTTTCGACGGGATGCGATGCGATGTCGACGGGAATCTGTACATAACGCGTCCTCAGGAGGGTACTGTGGTCAAGATGTCACCACAGGGAGAAATCCTTCATAAAGTAAATGTCCTGGGATCTCACCCAACCAATCTGTGTTTTGGCGGACCGGACGGCTGCACGGTCTACGTGACTGAGGTAGACGGTGGCAGGCTGGTGAGCTTCCGAACAGATCGGCCCGGTCGTGAGTGGGCCGAACGACTGAGACCCTGA
- a CDS encoding RidA family protein has translation MTVESKLRELGITLPMAPAAVAAYEPWVRYGNMVVTSGQLPWDGDKLGFSGKLGDALNEDQGYQAARLCAINAIAQLKAAVSELELIRQIVRLEGNVHSAPGFRGHPQVLNGASDLFNEVFGDRGRHTRTALGINEMPLDAPVQLSVWAEVCVSAG, from the coding sequence ATGACTGTCGAAAGCAAACTGAGAGAACTGGGAATCACTCTGCCGATGGCCCCTGCGGCGGTAGCGGCATACGAACCCTGGGTCCGGTACGGAAACATGGTTGTCACATCAGGGCAACTGCCGTGGGACGGTGACAAACTGGGATTTTCCGGAAAACTTGGTGATGCGCTCAACGAAGACCAGGGATATCAGGCCGCACGATTGTGTGCGATCAATGCCATCGCACAGCTTAAGGCTGCGGTTAGTGAACTCGAATTGATCCGTCAAATTGTTCGTCTTGAAGGAAATGTGCACAGCGCCCCCGGCTTTCGGGGACATCCTCAGGTACTTAACGGCGCCTCTGATTTGTTTAACGAGGTGTTTGGCGATCGCGGTCGACACACACGCACCGCGCTGGGAATCAACGAAATGCCGCTTGATGCGCCGGTACAGTTGAGTGTGTGGGCGGAAGTCTGTGTTTCTGCCGGGTAA
- a CDS encoding type IIA DNA topoisomerase subunit B has translation MSAATAPQAYTGKDIEVLEGLEPVRKRPSMYIGGVDSRGLHHLLWEVIDNSVDEFLAGECTRIVVTLHRDGCSCTVQDDGRGIPVDKHPRMKKSTLEVILTTLHAGGKFSNKNYARSGGLHGVGSSVVNALSSEMTATVYRNGHEYIQEYRKGVPLKNVRKVRKFRGRGTVIFFRPDESIFRKIQFNADTIRQHLEDISYIHGGMKIIFRDEQRNETHEFSHPDGISSYIGRLIEDSNRKTVHQPLFAVERDDSAARIEIVLKWTESTDEHLRSYVNGIRTHGGGTHENGMRTGLVKAVRNYIDVHNFKPRGVTVTADDIREGLVVILSVFVSDPMFQGQTKDRLNNPEMASTVDAVIRPALENWLNNNSSIADAILGRVVLAARARQASRDAVTEVKRKSASTRRSTLPGKLVDCQSKHSDDSELFIVEGDSAGGTAVMGRNSKTQAVLPLRGKILNTESLGLGKVLKNQEISDIVETLGAGIGQSFDIHRLRYGRVILLMDADSDGYHISTLLLTFFFRHMPEMIRQGRLFIAQPPLFRIEVGRKKYYAQTDSEKEEILAGLPTGRSATVLRFKGLGEMNASQLKETTLNPKARVLLRVDIESQLEADATFHQLLGRDAAERYRIIMDQACFADDIDL, from the coding sequence ATGAGCGCAGCAACGGCTCCCCAAGCCTATACCGGAAAAGACATAGAGGTTCTTGAAGGTCTGGAACCCGTTCGCAAACGACCGTCCATGTACATTGGAGGTGTCGATTCCCGGGGCCTGCACCACCTGTTATGGGAAGTGATCGACAATTCTGTCGATGAGTTTCTGGCCGGGGAATGTACCCGGATCGTGGTTACGCTGCATCGGGACGGTTGTAGCTGTACCGTGCAGGACGACGGTCGGGGAATTCCGGTTGACAAACATCCACGGATGAAAAAATCAACTTTAGAGGTCATCCTCACCACACTTCACGCCGGTGGCAAATTCAGCAATAAGAATTATGCCCGAAGCGGAGGACTTCATGGTGTCGGCTCGTCGGTGGTCAATGCCTTATCTTCAGAGATGACAGCGACGGTTTACCGCAACGGACATGAATACATCCAGGAATATCGAAAGGGTGTCCCGCTTAAAAATGTCCGAAAGGTGCGAAAATTCCGAGGACGGGGGACGGTTATTTTTTTTAGACCCGACGAATCGATTTTTCGAAAAATTCAGTTCAACGCCGATACGATTCGCCAGCACCTGGAAGACATTTCTTATATTCACGGCGGCATGAAGATTATCTTCAGAGACGAACAGAGGAACGAAACTCATGAGTTCTCTCACCCGGACGGCATCTCCTCCTACATTGGTCGCCTGATTGAAGACAGCAATCGAAAGACCGTTCATCAGCCTCTGTTTGCAGTTGAGCGGGATGATTCAGCAGCGCGCATTGAAATCGTTTTGAAATGGACGGAATCCACAGACGAACATCTGCGCAGCTACGTAAACGGCATTCGGACACATGGCGGAGGAACCCACGAAAACGGAATGCGAACCGGACTGGTCAAAGCAGTCCGCAACTATATTGACGTACACAATTTCAAACCACGAGGAGTTACAGTTACGGCCGACGATATCCGTGAGGGACTTGTAGTCATTTTGTCAGTTTTTGTCAGTGATCCAATGTTTCAGGGACAGACGAAAGACAGACTGAACAATCCCGAAATGGCGTCTACTGTTGATGCCGTGATTCGGCCGGCACTGGAAAACTGGCTCAATAACAATTCGTCCATTGCAGACGCCATCCTGGGTCGCGTCGTCCTCGCGGCCCGCGCTCGTCAGGCAAGTCGTGATGCGGTCACTGAAGTCAAACGAAAATCGGCATCCACACGAAGAAGCACGCTGCCGGGAAAACTGGTCGATTGCCAGTCCAAACACTCAGATGATTCAGAACTGTTCATCGTGGAAGGAGATTCGGCAGGAGGCACTGCGGTTATGGGTCGTAACTCAAAAACTCAGGCGGTGCTGCCACTGCGCGGAAAAATTCTGAATACCGAATCGCTTGGACTGGGCAAGGTCCTGAAAAACCAGGAAATCAGCGACATCGTGGAGACACTGGGGGCCGGAATCGGGCAATCCTTTGATATTCATCGCCTGCGATACGGTCGAGTCATCCTGCTGATGGATGCGGATAGTGACGGCTACCATATCTCAACGCTGCTCTTGACGTTTTTCTTTCGTCACATGCCGGAAATGATTCGTCAGGGCCGACTATTCATTGCCCAGCCCCCGCTGTTTCGTATCGAAGTTGGCAGGAAAAAGTATTACGCTCAAACAGACTCCGAAAAGGAGGAGATCCTGGCCGGCCTGCCGACGGGTCGCTCGGCCACCGTCCTGCGTTTCAAGGGATTGGGAGAAATGAACGCCTCACAACTCAAAGAAACCACGCTGAACCCCAAAGCCCGTGTCCTGCTGCGAGTCGATATTGAAAGTCAGCTCGAAGCAGACGCTACTTTTCATCAGCTACTTGGACGCGACGCCGCCGAACGTTACAGAATCATTATGGATCAGGCGTGTTTCGCTGACGACATTGATCTATAG
- a CDS encoding RNA pseudouridine synthase, producing MPTVLLEDNHCLIIDKPAGLLTMGDGTGDVTAADLAKEYLKEKYAKPGKVFLGIVHRLDRPVSGTLLFARTGKAASRLSDQFRLGHIRKTYTALVEGQLTTAEGERVDWLIKDKQRNHVSVVGRTTKGARECRLRYRAIETFQTYTRVEIHPLTGRSHQIRVQLAHMGNPIAGDLRYGAADELGSRIMLHASRLEFMHPTLKQDTVIDCHLPEAFEP from the coding sequence ATGCCCACCGTTCTGCTGGAAGACAATCACTGTCTGATCATTGATAAGCCGGCCGGTTTACTCACAATGGGCGATGGCACAGGTGATGTGACAGCAGCTGATCTCGCCAAAGAATATCTCAAAGAGAAGTACGCTAAACCGGGAAAAGTATTCCTCGGGATTGTCCACCGCCTGGATCGTCCGGTTTCAGGAACACTGCTGTTCGCGCGAACAGGTAAAGCCGCGTCACGGCTGTCGGATCAGTTTCGTCTCGGACACATCCGCAAGACTTACACCGCACTGGTGGAAGGCCAGCTGACAACAGCGGAGGGCGAACGGGTGGACTGGCTCATAAAAGATAAACAGAGGAATCACGTCTCCGTTGTCGGTCGCACAACCAAAGGCGCCCGGGAATGCCGCCTGAGGTATCGCGCTATTGAAACTTTCCAAACATATACACGGGTTGAAATTCATCCGCTGACAGGACGCAGCCACCAGATTCGCGTACAGCTGGCCCACATGGGAAATCCAATCGCGGGTGATCTGCGATACGGAGCGGCCGACGAGCTGGGTTCCCGCATCATGCTTCACGCATCTCGCCTGGAATTCATGCACCCGACTCTTAAACAGGACACGGTGATTGATTGCCACCTTCCGGAAGCATTTGAGCCATAG
- a CDS encoding DUF1501 domain-containing protein: MLNLTAPFRTANGGHRRRSVLKAGILGLGGLTLSDLLRIRAQADQTSEYRARPTQKSVILLWQQGGPSHHETYDMKPEAVRDIRGPFSPIPTNVSGVEVCELLPMHAAIADKFTIIRSCSHNWNGHNDGIPMMVSGYPGWDEHRNESTNPELGAVVSRALGQVHEGLPVAVGMGARHYGYVPTTATGYWSDTYRPPTVDNGLNTGVNLDVHRLDNRRQLLGQIDQLRCRIDSGSLQAADNFQQQAFDIVTGVKARDAFDTSLEDKRTLTRYGDGWGRQALQARRLVEAGVSFVTVGVPGDSEIYNWDDHAVNGDLPTAMRQRLPRYDRVVTALIEDIHERNLDEDVMIVVTGEFGRTPKGNYRKGNSDGKINWGRDHWANAMSILVSGGGKPMGRILGATNSKGEHPVHGELSPQDIHATIYQHLGIDYKRTYNNSAGRPIHICYGDHIASWG; encoded by the coding sequence ATGCTTAATCTGACTGCTCCGTTCCGCACAGCCAACGGTGGACATCGTCGTCGCAGTGTCCTGAAAGCCGGGATCCTGGGATTGGGAGGCCTGACTCTCTCGGACCTGCTTCGGATCCGGGCCCAGGCCGATCAAACGTCCGAATACAGGGCGAGGCCGACACAAAAGTCGGTGATTCTGTTGTGGCAGCAGGGCGGCCCCAGCCATCATGAAACTTATGACATGAAACCGGAGGCTGTCCGGGATATTCGGGGTCCGTTTTCACCGATCCCCACCAATGTCAGTGGCGTCGAGGTCTGTGAACTCCTTCCGATGCATGCCGCAATTGCGGACAAATTTACAATCATTCGTTCATGTTCTCACAACTGGAATGGCCACAACGATGGAATTCCGATGATGGTCAGTGGGTATCCGGGATGGGACGAACATCGGAACGAATCAACCAATCCTGAGTTGGGTGCTGTCGTCAGCAGGGCATTGGGGCAGGTTCACGAAGGGCTTCCGGTTGCTGTGGGTATGGGAGCACGGCATTACGGATACGTTCCTACAACGGCCACGGGGTACTGGTCTGATACATATCGTCCACCGACTGTCGATAATGGGTTGAATACGGGAGTTAATCTCGATGTCCACCGACTGGATAATCGCAGGCAGCTTCTTGGACAAATTGATCAGCTTCGATGTCGTATTGATTCCGGCAGTCTTCAGGCCGCCGACAATTTTCAACAGCAGGCTTTTGATATTGTTACCGGTGTCAAAGCAAGAGATGCTTTCGACACTTCTCTGGAGGACAAACGTACTTTGACCCGATATGGCGATGGCTGGGGCCGGCAGGCATTACAGGCACGTCGGCTGGTGGAGGCTGGAGTAAGTTTCGTCACCGTTGGAGTTCCGGGGGACAGTGAAATCTATAACTGGGACGACCATGCAGTAAATGGCGATCTGCCGACAGCGATGAGACAACGGTTGCCGCGATATGATCGTGTCGTTACGGCGCTGATCGAAGACATTCATGAGCGAAATCTTGACGAGGATGTCATGATCGTTGTCACCGGTGAATTCGGGCGCACTCCCAAAGGCAACTATCGTAAGGGAAACAGCGACGGAAAAATCAACTGGGGGCGTGATCACTGGGCGAATGCCATGTCAATTCTTGTCTCGGGGGGTGGCAAGCCGATGGGCAGGATTCTTGGAGCAACGAACTCAAAGGGGGAGCACCCCGTTCACGGCGAATTGAGTCCGCAGGACATCCATGCGACCATCTATCAACACTTGGGAATTGACTACAAACGCACGTACAACAACTCCGCCGGACGTCCAATTCATATTTGCTATGGCGATCATATTGCCAGTTGGGGCTGA
- a CDS encoding DUF493 domain-containing protein, producing MSLPSVQLLESRHDFPCAYTFKVIGSVDDNFLARVIAAVRDELNMESDPVYSMRSTRNGSHIAITLEPNCESPRQVLAIYSRLTGMNGVVLIL from the coding sequence ATGTCGCTGCCGTCCGTACAACTTCTGGAATCTCGACACGACTTTCCATGTGCATATACGTTCAAAGTCATTGGTTCGGTAGATGACAATTTCCTGGCGAGGGTGATTGCAGCAGTTCGCGACGAATTGAATATGGAGTCTGATCCGGTGTACTCTATGAGATCCACCAGGAACGGCTCACATATTGCCATCACTCTGGAGCCCAACTGTGAATCACCACGACAGGTTCTGGCAATCTACAGTCGCCTCACCGGCATGAATGGCGTTGTCCTGATTCTGTGA
- the eboE gene encoding metabolite traffic protein EboE yields the protein MAISNLPLSYCTNVHPGQSADEVIDGINTCTAAAARTFNRPLAAGLWLARSVVTELLDSQSKLEQVGQVLWQHDLSCYTLNAFPFGNFHSDRVKENVYLPDWSTPDRLRYTQECAQLLAELLPKAAEGSLSTVPLGGRMNPTRPEFAEECFTNVIKAAQHLADLHESTGRLIRLAIEPEPMCHLSSISRDVIPWFAQLREKAGSANQLDILQEHVGLCLDVCHQAVEFEDLTHSINLLESNSIRINKLHITNAVQLQHPLENEAGRQALLQYVEPRYLHQTYAKFSDGHIEQRTDLTVEHINCSPPDQFLQAEDWRIHFHVPVFAETLGPLHTTRHELEQAISRIADLPYSPHLEVETYTWPVMPGEDALPSLNTADRIAKELDAATEIITRCTMG from the coding sequence ATGGCGATCTCAAATCTTCCGTTGAGTTACTGCACCAACGTCCATCCCGGACAGTCCGCAGATGAAGTTATTGACGGCATCAACACATGTACGGCTGCAGCGGCCCGTACATTCAACCGACCGCTTGCCGCCGGATTGTGGCTGGCACGGAGCGTCGTCACGGAACTGCTTGATTCGCAATCGAAACTGGAACAGGTCGGACAGGTCCTGTGGCAGCACGATCTTTCCTGCTACACACTCAATGCTTTTCCTTTCGGAAATTTTCATTCCGACCGGGTCAAAGAAAATGTGTATCTGCCGGACTGGTCGACACCGGATCGTCTCCGGTACACACAGGAATGTGCTCAACTGCTGGCCGAACTGTTGCCAAAGGCAGCAGAGGGAAGCCTGTCAACAGTTCCTCTGGGCGGCCGAATGAATCCAACCCGGCCGGAATTTGCCGAGGAGTGTTTCACCAATGTAATCAAAGCAGCCCAACATCTGGCCGACCTGCACGAATCCACCGGTCGGCTGATTCGTCTTGCCATTGAACCGGAACCGATGTGCCACCTTTCATCAATTTCGCGCGATGTCATCCCGTGGTTCGCACAACTCCGTGAGAAAGCAGGATCGGCAAATCAGCTGGACATTTTACAGGAACACGTTGGTCTTTGTCTGGACGTCTGTCACCAGGCAGTTGAATTCGAGGACCTCACGCACAGCATCAATCTGCTGGAATCGAACTCGATTCGCATCAACAAGCTGCACATTACCAACGCAGTGCAACTTCAGCACCCGCTGGAAAACGAAGCCGGGCGTCAGGCACTCCTTCAGTATGTGGAACCTCGCTACCTGCATCAAACTTACGCAAAATTCTCTGACGGACATATTGAACAACGGACAGACCTTACAGTCGAGCATATCAACTGTTCACCGCCCGATCAGTTCCTGCAGGCAGAAGACTGGCGAATCCATTTCCATGTACCCGTATTCGCGGAAACCCTGGGACCACTGCATACAACACGACATGAACTGGAACAGGCCATTTCACGAATCGCCGATCTTCCATATTCGCCTCACCTTGAGGTGGAAACCTACACATGGCCGGTGATGCCTGGTGAAGACGCCCTTCCTTCACTAAATACGGCTGATCGAATTGCCAAAGAGCTCGATGCTGCGACGGAAATCATTACCAGATGCACCATGGGTTGA